In a genomic window of Lepisosteus oculatus isolate fLepOcu1 chromosome 3, fLepOcu1.hap2, whole genome shotgun sequence:
- the LOC102692802 gene encoding uncharacterized protein isoform X2: protein MQSCPSVRTATSACLWTAALQDKTTVLTSLETQRVDAPYAAQCGFTYSTLTLAGRLIFRASFFACNVKNVDDQTFTLSYQFVTRDESGRATFFPSAITCSLVLPWKPREVVCEENYMEVSVRRNVPLIDQEDPIMLQDTTLGFQGPGDATATWQISFRKLGIPEQIMNVTYARSLGYVVDSTSSRAVFRSAYNKSKTEILKVDGVTVEAIDATIFFQQKWMLILIDVSAACTKDPGTFDGAYLIWSTPRIMLPLVQDPSSFEDKSIGMGLDGQLLGSSTMNQRGYKLELVKQLLQISIPYGAVGGYLESRVIDNHYNQRYSIDLFFEHLWADDQYEVTQHCMFVPVSTPFIPQTPFTIDRK from the exons ATGCAATCGTGTCCGAGTGTCAGGACCGCTACTTCTGCGTGTCTGTGGACCGCGGCTTTGCAGGACAAGACTACAGTTTTAACGTCATTG GAGACCCAGAGAGTCGACGCTCCCTACGCAGCGCAATGCGGATTCACCTACAGCACTTTGACCCTCGCCGGCCGCTTGATCTTCCGAGCGTCGTTTTTCGCTTGCAATGTGAAGAATGTG GACGATCAGACGTTTACCCTGAGCTACCAGTTTGTAACGCGGGATGAGTCTGGCAGGGCGACGTTCTTCCCTTCTGCCATCACCTGCAGCTTGGTTCTGCCCTGGAAGCCCCGTGAGGTGGTCTGTGAGGAGAACTACATGGAG GTTTCAGTGAGAAGGAATGTTCCTCTGATCGACCAAGAGGACCCGATTATGCTACAAGACACTACACTTGGT TTTCAAGGCCCTGGTGATGCTACAGCCACCTGGCAAATCTCATTCCGGAAGCTGGGGATACCAGAACAGATTATGAATGTCACCTATGCCAGGAGCCTTGGTTACGTGGTGGACTCGACCTCTTCCCGAGCAGTCTTCAGAAGTGCCTACAACAAGAGCAAAACGGAGATCCTTAAG GTGGATGGGGTCACAGTAGAAGCTATTGATGCAACAATCTTCTTCCAGCAGAAATGGATGCTGATATTAATAGATGTCTCTGCTGCTTGTACTAAAG ATCCTGGTACCTTTGATGGTGCCTACCTGATCTGGAGCACCCCCAGAATCATGCTGCCTCTAGTGCAGGACCCATCCAGCTTCGAGGATAAGAGCATTGGAATGGGCCTGGATGGTCAGCTGTTGGGCTCGAGCACCATGAACCAGAGGGGCTACAAGCTGGAGCTGGTCAAGCAACTGTTGCAAATTTCCATCCCTTATGGGGCAGTGGGAGGGTACCTGGAG AGCCGTGTTATCGACAACCATTACAACCAGCGTTACTCCATTGACTTGTTCTTTGAGCACCTGTGGGCAGATGACCAGTATGAAGTGACGCAACACTGCATGTTTGTGCCAGTGAGCACCCCGTTCATCCCCCAGACACCCTTCACTATTGACCGTAAGTGA
- the LOC107076608 gene encoding uncharacterized protein has product MMITDLGLLLGVTLLCAVLPVDVHGAVPPAGAMVIECRDRYFWVSLDTAFAGSQYRFDIANGATVRRIIDPLASECGFTYSNNSVTGRLIFRASYFACYVHNELDSVFTLTSNFVKIDPSGGETTFPLSKTCTLSIPWNAREVICEENYMEVSVRRTVPQISQTQIISQEWDITYSIAQRAALATWQVVFLKTGLAPTTMNTSYAWSQGYVMGSTPGRVVFRSPYGQPLSELVMVNGIQVETIHATIFYRQKWMLVLIDMSTACTTNPGSFDGTNLLWSTPIVLRPLVQVPTGFVSSSIRMGVEGLLLDNATMLQKGYGMSVGPTLVEIQIPFGADGGSREVHVIDNQYSERYIINLYYEHIFADGSQELTRHRMARLVRTPYLPQTPFTINQTILAERVFTVYLGVFNPDVALIAVDLNGVPLTVPQAQLRGFTISTVQHPNGTHAYVLKVPFEDPIVLKSYSGPTTMMYVLNINYTLNIVPQNEPYYHPATVAAQIRIPINQDLTAVCKEKSILFSITQMEVSYLWEICIGSDPLTPELAANRGYILKNTTQGLTLEVPLYTIGYTYEDIGLNMFFGIFTLSIRDASTLSVVAVSTKRCPFNSEELVVCMPNGTMTVVASVASTVPMVDPLRTTLLDRSCKPNETNATAVLFTFSVTTCGTRFMVDDHYLMYENEVVFNGVFLPESAPVITRDSEYRLTVQCYYPVNDTLMLALDWVPVPAPRSAGIGSLIQAYPSKGLKRSRAVPSTHNGIMRGKGANKEAVASPLQDEEGLESPSVPALGVAIVFLGVFLLASILFVKTRC; this is encoded by the exons ATGATGATTACGGATTTGGGGCTCCTACTAGG AGTAACGTTGCTGTGTGCAGTGTTACCTGTGGATGTTCATGGGGCAGTTCCTCCTGCTG GTGCGATGGTGATTGAGTGTCGGGATCGGTACTTCTGGGTGTCCTTGGATACCGCCTTTGCTGGCAGTCAATATCGTTTTGATATTGCTA ATGGTGCAACTGTGCGACGGATCATTGACCCGCTTGCCTCTGAGTGTGGCTTCACCTACAGCAATAACAGTGTGACTGGCCGGCTGATCTTCAGAGCTTCGTACTTTGCCTGTTATGTACACAATGAG CTTGACAGTGTCTTTACCCTCACCTctaactttgtgaaaattgaccCCTCTGGTGGAGAGACAACATTCCCCCTGAGCAAGACCTGCACCTTGAGTATCCCATGGAATGCAAGGGAAGTAATCTGTGAGGAGAACTACATGGAG GTGTCTGTGAGAAGGACTGTGCCACAGATCTCTCAGACCCAGATAATTTCCCAAGAATGGGATATCACCTATTCCATA GCCCAAAGAGCTGCCTTGGCTACATGGCAGGTGGTCTTCCTAAAAACTGGCCTGGCTCCTACGACCATGAACACAAGCTATGCCTGGAGCCAGGGATATGTGATGGGTTCTACTCCTGGAAGGGTTGTGTTCCGCTCTCCGTATGGACAGCCCCTCTCTGAGCTGGTCATG GTTAATGGCATTCAGGTGGAGACTATCCATGCGACAATCTTCTACCGCCAGAAGTGGATGCTGGTTCTTATTGACATGTCAACAGCCTGTACAACAA ATCCTGGCTCATTTGATGGTACTAATCTGTTGTGGAGTACCCCTATTGTGTTGCGCCCACTGGTCCAGGTTCCCACTGGATTTGTGAGTAGCAGCATCCGCATGGGTGTGGAGGGCCTGCTGCTGGATAATGCTACCATGTTGCAGAAGGGTTATGGAATGAGTGTTGGTCCAACACTGGTGGAGATCCAAATTCCCTTTGGGGCTGATGGAGGGTCCAGAGAG GTGCATGTGATTGACAACCAGTATAGTGAGCGCTACATCATTAACCTGTACTATGAGCACATCTTTGCTGATGGGAGCCAGGAGCTGACCAGACACAGGATGGCGAGACTAGTCCGCACCCCTTACTTGCCACAGACTCCCTTTACCATTAACC AAACCATCCTGGCAGAGAGAGTGTTCACTGTCTATCTGGGTGTCTTCAACCCTGATGTGGCGCTAATTGCTGTGGATCTCAATGGGGTGCCCCTGACTGTACCTCAAGCTCAACTCCGTGGCTTTACTATCTCGACGGTCCAGCACCCCAATGGCACCCATGCTTATGTGCTCAAGGTCCCCTTTGAAGATCCAATTGTACTAAAAAGT TATTCGGGACCAACAACCATGATGTACGTCTTGAATATCAACTACACTCTCAACATTGTCCCACAGAATGAGCCGTACTACCACCCAGCTACTGTGGCTGCACAAATCCGCATACCTA TTAACCAAGACCTCACTGCTGTATGCAAGGAAAAGAGCATTTTATTCTCTATAACACAAATGGAAGTGTCCTACTTGTGGGAGATCTGCATTGGCTCTGATCCTCTGACCCCAGAGCTGGCAGCAAACCGGGGTTACATTCTCAAGAACACCACCCAAGGCCTCACCCTGGAGGTGCCACTCTATACAATTGGGTACACCTATGAG GATATTGGCCTCAATATGTTCTTTGGCATCTTCACACTTAGCATAAGGGATGCCAGCACCTTAAGTGTGGTAGCAGTGAGCACAAAGCGCTGTCCCTTCAATTCTGAGGAGCTTGTTG tGTGTATGCCAAATGGGACTATGACTGTAGTGGCCAGTGTTGCATCTACAGTTCCCATGGTTGACCCTCTCAGAACAACCCTCCTGGACAGAAGCTGCAAGCCCAATGAAACCAATGCTACAGCTGTTCTGTTCACCTTCAGTGTGACTACCTGTGGAACCAGGTTCATG GTTGATGATCACTATCTGATGTATGAAAATGAGGTAGTATTCAATGGGGTTTTCCTGCCTGAGAGCGCTCCAGTTATCACAAGGGACAGTGAATACAG GTTGACTGTACAGTGTTATTACCCTGTTAATGACACCCTGATGCTGGCTTTGGACTGGGTGCCTGTTCCAGCTCCACGCAGTGCTGGCATTGGCTCCCTTATCCAGGCTTACCCTTCCAAAG GCCTGAAAAGAAGCAGGGCTGTCCCAAGCACCCACAATGGCATTATGAGAG GTAAAGGTGCCAACAAGGAGGCTGTTGCTTCCCCTCTGCAGGATGAGGAAG GTCTGGAATCCCCCTCTGTACCAGCCCTGGGAGTTGCCATCGTTTTCCTGGGTGTCTTCTTGCTTGCTTCTATTCTGTTTGTGAAAACCAGATGCTAA
- the LOC102692802 gene encoding uncharacterized protein isoform X1, with translation MAGGVELFVRVAFLYASLFLWVTAADQPVDAIVSECQDRYFCVSVDRGFAGQDYSFNVIGEQETQRVDAPYAAQCGFTYSTLTLAGRLIFRASFFACNVKNVDDQTFTLSYQFVTRDESGRATFFPSAITCSLVLPWKPREVVCEENYMEVSVRRNVPLIDQEDPIMLQDTTLGFQGPGDATATWQISFRKLGIPEQIMNVTYARSLGYVVDSTSSRAVFRSAYNKSKTEILKVDGVTVEAIDATIFFQQKWMLILIDVSAACTKDPGTFDGAYLIWSTPRIMLPLVQDPSSFEDKSIGMGLDGQLLGSSTMNQRGYKLELVKQLLQISIPYGAVGGYLESRVIDNHYNQRYSIDLFFEHLWADDQYEVTQHCMFVPVSTPFIPQTPFTIDRK, from the exons ATGGCTGGGGGTGTCGAGCTCTTCGTAAG AGTCGCTTTCTTGTATGCAAGCCTGTTTCTGTGGGTAACGGCAGCGGATCAGCCAGTCG ATGCAATCGTGTCCGAGTGTCAGGACCGCTACTTCTGCGTGTCTGTGGACCGCGGCTTTGCAGGACAAGACTACAGTTTTAACGTCATTG GCGAGCAGGAGACCCAGAGAGTCGACGCTCCCTACGCAGCGCAATGCGGATTCACCTACAGCACTTTGACCCTCGCCGGCCGCTTGATCTTCCGAGCGTCGTTTTTCGCTTGCAATGTGAAGAATGTG GACGATCAGACGTTTACCCTGAGCTACCAGTTTGTAACGCGGGATGAGTCTGGCAGGGCGACGTTCTTCCCTTCTGCCATCACCTGCAGCTTGGTTCTGCCCTGGAAGCCCCGTGAGGTGGTCTGTGAGGAGAACTACATGGAG GTTTCAGTGAGAAGGAATGTTCCTCTGATCGACCAAGAGGACCCGATTATGCTACAAGACACTACACTTGGT TTTCAAGGCCCTGGTGATGCTACAGCCACCTGGCAAATCTCATTCCGGAAGCTGGGGATACCAGAACAGATTATGAATGTCACCTATGCCAGGAGCCTTGGTTACGTGGTGGACTCGACCTCTTCCCGAGCAGTCTTCAGAAGTGCCTACAACAAGAGCAAAACGGAGATCCTTAAG GTGGATGGGGTCACAGTAGAAGCTATTGATGCAACAATCTTCTTCCAGCAGAAATGGATGCTGATATTAATAGATGTCTCTGCTGCTTGTACTAAAG ATCCTGGTACCTTTGATGGTGCCTACCTGATCTGGAGCACCCCCAGAATCATGCTGCCTCTAGTGCAGGACCCATCCAGCTTCGAGGATAAGAGCATTGGAATGGGCCTGGATGGTCAGCTGTTGGGCTCGAGCACCATGAACCAGAGGGGCTACAAGCTGGAGCTGGTCAAGCAACTGTTGCAAATTTCCATCCCTTATGGGGCAGTGGGAGGGTACCTGGAG AGCCGTGTTATCGACAACCATTACAACCAGCGTTACTCCATTGACTTGTTCTTTGAGCACCTGTGGGCAGATGACCAGTATGAAGTGACGCAACACTGCATGTTTGTGCCAGTGAGCACCCCGTTCATCCCCCAGACACCCTTCACTATTGACCGTAAGTGA
- the LOC107076591 gene encoding uncharacterized protein, with product MALPSTNTNVKLPPARCDGSQSAPHTGSAGGGGGDDEAEARVEAAPASRACERDTGRRRSLGSASGEEPPLVRGAWTNTLGPRSVALPGGREMSTDNNQEMEQKRRLQPFLTDLATLGSLQGFRYFQPWLRGREELLLTVVNEDLGWRSPGFPGSMASSPGSSSSSSTSSSGNARDLSRDEQALLLSNRISEGYLLPASPSDREIAVPEMNCTLFLLAGYAKYGRPYAWIRSNHERLVNIGGADSFVRDTPMKLKSIAEWSTHGTRVWDMVSELVTLCTTPAPINPFALDLRYLERLPLAERFLGSGALINFLEMIVVHGNREEPYYSRVTEDLDSLHRLHVRALWDVQQRASDSGQVTKGEPEED from the exons ATGGCATTgccctccaccaacaccaatgtgAAGCTCCCACCTGCacgatgtgacggcagccaaagtgcacca CACACGGGTTctgcggggggaggggggggagatgACGAGGCTGAGGCGCGGGTCGAGGCTGCACCAGCGAGCCGTGCGTGTGAGCGGGACACGGGGCGGCGGCGCAGCCTGGGCTCCGCTTCTGGGGAGGAGCCGCCGCTTGTCCGGGGAGCCTGGACAAACACCCTCGGTCCTCGTTCCGTCGCTTTGCCAGGAGGCCGGGAAATGAGCACCGATAAT AACCAGGAGATGGAGCAGAAGAGGAGACTGCAGCCCTTTCTCACTGATCTGGCCACACTGGGGTCACTGCAG GGCTTCCGGTACTTTCAGCCCTGGctaagagggagagaggagctgcTCCTGACTGTAGTTAATGAGGATCTG GGCTGGAGGTCTCCCGGATTCCCAGGCTCCATGGCCTCCTCTCCCggctccagcagcagcagcagcacaagcTCCAGTGGGAATGCTAGAGACCTGTCCCGGGACGAGCAGGCATTACTGCTCTCGAACAG GATCAGCGAGGGCTATCTTCTCCCTGCCTCCCCCAGCGACCGAGAGATTGCTGTGCCA GAAATGAACTGCACCCTCTTCTTATTGGCTGGCTACGCCAAGTATGGCCGCCCCTACGCTTGGATACGGTCCAATCATGAGCGGCTTGTGAACATCGGAGGGGCTGATTCGTTCGTCAGGGACACGCCCATGAAGCTGAAGTCCATTGCTGAATGGAGCACACATG GCACGAGAGTGTGGGACATGGTCAGTGAGCTGGTGACGCTGTGCACCACTCCTGCTCCCATCAACCCCTTCGCCCTGGACCTGCGGTACCTGGAGCGCCTGCCCCTTGCCGAGCGCTTCCTGGGGTCGGGGGCCCTCATCAACTTCCTGGAGATGATCGTTGTCCACGGCAACCGGGAGGAGCCCTACTACAGCAGGG TGACCGAGGACC
- the LOC107076586 gene encoding zona pellucida sperm-binding protein 2-like, with protein sequence MTEETSQNERTFIVYLGNFNPDVELKALDLNGLALTVSEAEATGFPVTDVQHQNGTHAYVLVVHFDAPIVQKKFVLPGIMQYTLKINYTLNIVPQNDPYYHPASIVAQSEIRVCSIGVISAMCKQKSIFFQVSRMGYMREVCVGPDPLTPELAAHRGYILKNSTNALFLEVPFNVIGYVSKEISLQSFFGTFALTVRDVRTLRVEYVNAKRCRFDPDETVVCMPDGVITVVASVAPTVPVVDPLGTSLLDRSCSPSDTSDTTVLFTFNVTTCGTRFRMDGTYLIYENEVVFNRLLLPERAPVVTRDSDYRLTVRCSYPVNDTRSLSVSRVSVLHSAGIGSIFKTYPLKGLKRSRAVPSTHSGNMRGNVLPSLPVGLSSPK encoded by the exons ATGACTGAAGAAACCAGCCAAAATGAGAGGACCTTCATAGTCTACCTGGGCAACTTCAATCCCGATGTGGAGCTAAAGGCACTGGACCTCAATGGGCTGGCTCTGACTGTTTCCGAAGCTGAAGCGACGGGTTTCCCAGTCACTGATGTCCAGCACCAGAACGGAACCCACGCATACGTACTTGTGGTCCACTTTGATGCTCCTATTGTGCAAAAAAAG TTTGTGTTACCTGGGATTATGCAGTACACCTTAAAGATCAACTACACCCTGAACATTGTTCCCCAGAATGATCCCTACTACCACCCAGCTAGTATTGTGGCTCAGAGTGAGATTCGGGTTTGCT CCATCGGCGTTATCTCGGCTATGTGCAAGCAGAAGAGCATCTTCTTCCAGGTGAGCCGCATGGGATACATGCGGGAGGTGTGTGTTggccctgaccccctgacccctgagCTGGCAGCACACAGAGGCTACATCCTCAAGAACAGTACCAATGCCCTCTTCCTGGAGGTGCCCTTCAATGTAATTGGATATGTCTCCAAG GAGATCAGCCTCCAGTCATTCTTTGGCACATTTGCTCTGACTGTACGGGATGTCAGGACCTTGAGAGTGGAATATGTGAACGCAAAGCGCTGTCGCTTTGATCCTGACGAGACTGTCG TGTGCATGCCTGATGGAGTCATCACTGTAGTGGCTAGTGTTGCTCCTACAGTTCCAGTAGTTGACCCTCTCGGAACCAGCCTTCTGGACAGAAGCTGCAGTCCCTCAGACACCAGTGATACTACTGTTCTGTTCACCTTCAATGTGACCACCTGTGGAACCAGGTTCAGG ATGGATGGCACTTATCTGATCTACGAGAACGAGGTGGTGTTCAACAGGCTGCTTCTGCCAGAGAGGGCTCCCGTTGTCACAAGGGACAGTGACTACAG GTTGACTGTGAGATGTTCCTACCCAGTTAATGATACCAGGAGCCTGTCTGTGAGCAGAGTGTCTGTTCTGCACAGTGCTGGCATTGGCTCGATATTCAAAACTTACCCTTTGAAAG GTCTGAAAAGAAGCAGGGCTGTCCCAAGCACCCACAGTGGTAACATGAGAGGTAATGTTCTTCCTTCTCTTCCTGTGGGCTTGTCAAGTCCAAAGTGA
- the LOC102693000 gene encoding zona pellucida sperm-binding protein 2-like produces the protein MLLRSLHRNTSSVFHSFFHKDRISAPSCSYDMIMISEDLFGLLLLCVLQVGTGVNVPPGTFKTECRDRYFLVSVKSSFIGEMFRFDIMDGARVRSLTEQEAAECGFTVVFNTPGDLIFRASFLACHVESKGDEEFWLGFWFVNVDDFGWETSYPFQMTCQPRSPWKPREIVCEENYMEVSVRKDSPAITHQGLSRTKWAAVFPSVEQALMSEWKVVFQVSGRAEQSMSPSEARALGYYFNSTCSRVLFRCPYSTILSETLEDEGIPVETVRATVFYKRQWMLLMFDVTTACPQNEATFDGTRLSWAVPQVLSPLIQDRRWFRDRGARVGVEGRLLENLTVQDRGIELSVRNGLMEVWIPFGAEGGYVTSRVINNHYNRIYDIDLFFVHLWEDERGELTQHRCFRPLSSPYIPYTPILTNGTVPAEQVFTIILGGFYLDVSLQNLTVGGEDLTLAQARKRGFEITVTAFPNDTQAFILKVPFTDPLVSQEYVGGGFRRYTLTFNTTLLVKPQGEVFFYPATVVCDLKDTVLPRFEGICLDAAVRVLMYYGNPAGRWEAYIGERRLDWDVVDRDCILERHKTHFSIEIPLFSSSMTYEDLSLQGVVAKVEVRLVDTETWAVASMFVHRCTFPVGELLVCMPDGVMMVLAELSDPRPRIDPRQTTLLDPDCKPEETDATRALFRFRVNACGTIQMVEKGFLIYENEVRYTQKLFPTLDPMINRDSEYRLTIRCRYPANDTRSLAFRRAFTPLPAATPGNQSEPFLRGQRRPRDVPILRARFATDETFSSFHSTYPIPVALWGHLYLELELTDHPASSDRLLLWDCWATETPEAKGEPRLDLLSNGCPQGGDAYKVRVLPSHSSENASGPSSRLEIQVLPPEGNSATWRQAYFHCSALLCDSAGSVCYRACSPGQSPDALSFSSPTAFVSAGPVQMVPAPVEKPLSPTVLLVGVLLASAGVLLLSAVGAAVRVRSRNADF, from the exons ATGTTGCTAAGGTCTCTACACAGAAACACCAGTTccgtttttcattcttttttccaCAAAGACAGGATTTCAGCCCCGTCTTGCTCTTACGATATGATCATGATTTCTGAAGATTTGTTTGG gctgttgctgttgtgtgtgttacaAGTTGGTACTGGGGTCAACGTCCCTCCTG GGACCTTCAAGACAGAATGTCGTGACCGTTATTTCTTGGTGTCCGTGAAGTCCAGTTTCATCGGGGAGATGTTTCGCTTTGACATCATGG ATGGAGCCAGAGTCCGCTCTCTCACTGAGCAGGAAGCAGCAGAGTGCGGTTTTACTGTGGTGTTCAACACGCCTGGGGATCTCATTTTCCGGGCGTCGTTCTTGGCTTGTCATGTGGAGAGCAAG GGCGACGAGGAGTTCTGGCTGGGGTTCTGGTTCGTAAACGTGGATGATTTCGGGTGGGAGACGTCCTACCCCTTCCAGATGACCTGCCAACCCAGGTCTCCGTGGAAACCTCGCGAGATCGTCTGCGAGGAGAATTACATGGAG GTGTCCGTGAGGAAGGACAGCCCAGCCATCACCCACCAGGGGCTCAGCAGAACTAAATGGGCAGCTGTCTTCCCCTCG GTGGAGCAGGCGCTGATGTCGGAGTGGAAGGTGGTTTTCCAGGTGTCCGGGAGGGCGGAGCAGTCCATGAGTCCCTCGGAGGCACGGGCCTTGGGGTATTACTTCAACTCCACCTGCAGCAGGGTCCTGTTTCGCTGCCCGTACTCTACTATCCTGTCTGAGACTCTGGAG GATGAGGGGATCCCAGTAGAGACCGTGCGGGCCACTGTCTTCTACAAGCGACAGTGGATGCTGCTGATGTTTGATGTCACCACAGCCTGCCCCCAGA ATGAGGCCACCTTTGATGGCACGCGCCTCTCCTGGGCCGTCCCCCAGGTGCTCTCCCCTCTCATCCAGGACAGGCGCTGGTTTCGGGACAGGGGGGCGCGGGTCGGAGTGGAGGGACGGCTGTTGGAAAACCTCACTGTCCAGGACAGGGGGATTGAGCTGAGTGTCCGCAATGGCCTAATGGAAGTCTGGATCCCATTCGGAGCCGAGGGAGGCTATGTGACG AGCCGAGTTATCAATAACCACTACAACCGCATCTACGACATTGACTTGTTCTTTGTGCACCTGTGGGAGGACGAGCGGGGGGAGCTGACACAACATCGCTGCTTCAGACCCCTCAGCAGTCCGTACATCCCCTACACCCCCATTCTCACCAATG GCACTGTCCCAGCTGAGCAGGTTTTCACCATCATCCTGGGAGGTTTCTACTTGGATGTCTCGCTTCAGAACTTGACCGTTGGAGGTGAGGACCTAACTCTGGCCCAGGCCCGCAAGCGTGGCTTCGAGATAACCGTGACGGCCTTCCCCAATGATACACAAGCCTTCATCCTCAAGGTTCCCTTCACAGACCCTCTCGTCTCGCAGGAG TACGTTGGAGGAGGTTTCAGGAGGTACACCCTGACTTTCAACACCACCCTGCTTGTTAAACCGCAGGGCGAGGTCTTCTTTTACCCAGCTACCGTTGTGTGTGACTTGAAGGACACTG TGCTTCCCCGATTCGAAGGGATCTGCTTGGATGCGGCTGTCCGTGTGCTCATGTACTATGGGAATCCGGCCGGCCGGTGGGAGGCGTACATCGGGGAACGCCGGCTTGACTGGGACGTGGTGGACAGAGACTGCATCCTGGAGAGACACAAGACTCACTTCAGTATAGAGATTCCTCTCTTCAGCTCCAGCATGACTTATGAG GATCTGAGCCTGCAAGGTGTAGTGGCGAAAGTGGAAGTCCGGCTAGTAGACACGGAGACTTGGGCTGTGGCCAGCATGTTTGTGCACCGGTGCACCTTTCCTGTGGGAGAACTTCTGG TGTGCATGCCCGATGGCGTGATGATGGTACTGGCGGAGTTGTCCGACCCCCGACCCCGGATTGACCCCAGACAGACCACCCTGCTGGACCCAGACTGCAAGCCTGAAGAAACGGATGCCACCAGGGCTCTCTTCCGTTTCAGAGTCAACGCCTGTGGAACAATACAGATG GTGGAGAAGGGTTTTCTCATCTACGAGAACGAAGTGAGATACACACAGAAACTCTTCCCAACCTTGGATCCCATGATTAACCGAGATTCGGAATACAG GCTGACAATCCGCTGCCGCTATCCGGCCAACGATACGCGATCCCTGGCTTTCCGCAGAGCATTCACGCCCCTCCCAGCCGCGACCCCAGGGAACCAGAGCGAGCCTTTCCTCAGAG GTCAGAGGAGACCGCGGGACGTCCCGATCCTGAGAGCCCGCTTTGCAACAG ACGAGACCTTCAGCTCCTTCCACTCCACCTACCCCATCCCCGTCGCTCTCTGGGGGCACCTGTACCTGGAGCTGGAGCTCACAGATCACCCTGCCTCCTCCGACCGGCTCCTCCTGTGGGACTGCTGGGCAACTGAGACCCCAGAGGCGAAGGGAGAGCCTCGTCTGGACCTGCTGTCTAATGG GTGCCCGCAGGGTGGTGATGCCTACAAGGTCAGAGTGCTGCCAAGCCACAGTTCTGAGAATGCCAGCGGTCCCTCCAGCAGGCTGGAGATTCAGGTGTTGCCACCAGAGGGGAACAGCGCCACCTGGAGACAG GCCTATTTCCATTGTTCAGCATTGCTCTGTGACTCTGCAGGTAGTGTGTGCTACAGGGCCTGCTCACCTGGACAGA GTCCTGATGCCCTGTCCTTCTCTAGTCCTACAGCGTTTGTGTCTGCTGGGCCAGTACAGATGGTTCCAGCACCAG TGGAGAAGCCCCTGTCCCCCACCGTGCTCCTGGTGGGAGTGCTGTTGGCCTCGGCTGGGGTCCTGCTTCTATCTGCTGTGGGCGCGGCTGTCAGAGTCCGCTCGAGAAATGCTGATTTCTAA